Genomic DNA from Magnolia sinica isolate HGM2019 chromosome 4, MsV1, whole genome shotgun sequence:
GCCTACCTTCATAATGTCCTGATTGCAGAAAGAGCGGCAGTGGTATGAGCTCCCATCTTGTACTTAATCCTCTCCTTGTTTGCCTTGCATCTGACCAATGAGAAACTGAGTTTTCAAATGGTCCAACAAATGATTGATACTAATAAACTCAGTGAACATGGGCTGGCCAACGGCGGGACTGCTTTTCCCACCTTTGACAAGCAACAGTCCATATCGGCGAAGAAGACAGTTTTGAGAGATTTGCAGAATGAAAACCGGAACATCACTGCCAAACAGCCTGGAAACTCACCTCTTCCAAAAGAGAGAGAACCCCTCATGGATGCCGTAAAGGTCTGTGGCAGTAAGAGGCCTCAGTCTGATTGCCTGGCGAGTTCTACATTTGACCAGCCTCCATGCAACAATGGCGCAAACGGGCAACTTGTCTACATCCGTAGGAAAGCTGAACAAGAACTGGGAAAGATGAATGCTTCCAACATGGAGAACATCGGCTCCCCACAATCAGGAAAATTCGGCACTGATAGACAAGAACTGCACGGACAGATCAATCAGATGCAGGAGCCTAAGGTTTCTTGCTCTCCGGTATTTACGCCTATGCCGGGAACTTCTCTAACAACCTTCTCATCTGGGGGACTTTCTGTTCCTCATTGCTTTAGGAAGCCTATTAATGGGGTGACAGTGGCAGAACCAAGTTACTCTTCAGCTACCGCTACAACTGGGATTCCTCTTCTTTTCAACCGCCAGAGGACATCGAATCAGCTTCGAGAACAGCGCTTTCTTCAGTTGCAATTGTTCTTGAAGAACTGTGACCAGTCAAGTCAGGAGGAATACATTAAGAGTGCGTCTTCTCTGAATTTTACAAGCTTTTTGATAGACCTACATGCACCTCCCCACACCTCCATTTGGCCAACATGCTGGTCTGGCATGTGGATGGGATGTCTGAGCGGTGCATCACCTGGTTCCCACATCCTGTAGATGGTCTGGCATAAAAATTGGGCGGGTAGACTCACATGGCTGTTTGTATGAAAACAGTGTATGATTTAAAAGCTTAAGCGTGAGGCATgcatgatgagtggactggcccgAAATTTGGGCTGGTGCTACAAGTGGGGCCTATCTTATCCATGGCTCAGGTGTCGGACATGTGTTGGAACTTAACACCACTGTGTGGTGGTGTGAAGCTCTGAATTTCTAAAATGTGCTCCTTACACACACCCACCCACGCACACCACTCCCACGCACACACACATGCCAAGATTCCTTGTACTTCGCATTACTAACCTTTTGTTTGAAACCTTGTTTTAGTGCTTCGATCTTTATCTGCAGCTGGCCGCGGTAAACATGCAGTTGAATTGGAGAAAAGAGCAATCCATCTTTTCCTGGAGGAAGGTAATCTTGCTTCCTGGAATTTCTGATCATTTGTTGGCAAATGACTATCTTGTTTTTCTGCATTTTACTCTTCTATGATCTTGATGAAAAAAGTTTGTGAAATTGAGGATTTATAGAGTTCTGATGAGCCATGTCCGTACAAGTGCAGCCCATGGTtgggtgatccagactgttgatttgatgggtcCTTGTGGACgagggatgtcccaaaaatcttttAGATTGGGAGTACCATTGTTGTATCTTTTTCTTCACCTTCTATTTCTAGGGCACCAGTTAAGTTGTTAGGTTCTTTCAATCTTGTAGAGATTTTGGTAGTAGCCCCTATCCACATTGGGCCAACTGGTCAACAGCATGGATTGCcaaaccgtgggccccacgtataTGGGCTGTGCACATTGGGTGACGCTAAATGCATTCCAGTGTATCAGGACCCCATAATTCCTCCTTGAAGTTGACCTTCAAGACATTCCCTTCAAGCAGAGAACAGGAATCATTGTGTAATTCTACTCTTCCTTTTCCCTATTGCAGGGAAAGAGATGCAGCGGGTGAAGGCTCTGAATGCCTTGGGGAAATCTACCCCGATCAGTTACATGCCGACCCCGACTGAAGCTCGCCCTCTGCAGCCTGTTCCCGTGAAGAGAGAATATAACACGTGATAAAGTGCATGTGTAAGCAGCAACGAACATGGAATTTCTGCCCTTCATCTTGTAGCTGGAATTTAGAGCTTGCTAGTGAATTGTCCATCAGAAGACGGGCTGCAGTTTTTGAGCTGTTTGGAATCCTGTCATCTGGTTTTCATCTGGTTTGGCTGAACTTCCATGGGATGGGTACTCTTTCAATTCAAGTAGGTAGAGATATTTAGGAAACTAGACTATAACTGTCAATAACTGTCACCTGGCTTTTTCCATCAAATGAATTTCATTGTTCACAGAATCCTACCATTACAAATGTGGGTTTTaatctctcttttaaaaaaaaaaaaaaaacccaaaaactcgactTGATATCCAGGCAGGTCATGTTGACCCGAAGACTGCCTTTGATTGAGTCATAACACATGACTcgatattttataatataattaaGACATTTGGGCATagttataaatatttatatagcTTTATAAACTAAATACCAAAACCATCCGTCAGTGCTACACAGGTTAAAGACTCTGAGCCCTTCCTCCACCTCTTCTTTTGACTTCAGAATCAAAGTGCGACTTAGTGCGTGACTTGGCTCGATTCATTGCATGTCGCACTGAGTTGACAGGGTCTATGGGTCAACATGACGAGTCTTTCTAACACACGGCCTGGTCAAATTCAGAAGCGACTGTCTCAGTCTTGGAATGAAATCTTCCTGAGTCGAGTTAACTCGGTCgggtttcgggtcgagtcggtgAGTTTTACAACAATGGTGGGTTGTACCCCAAAAATGAGAACTGACACCTACAGGCAATGGCACCCCAGCTTCTGGTGCCAGTCCTGGGGGACCATATTTCTGCTAACATGCCACTCGTTTAGGATATCTGTGCCATGAAAACGTTAGGctccatcatgaagatcaccattatagaaaggtgggccacatctgtgtTTGGAGTTAGACCAATGGACAACCATTAGAATCGATGGTTGGCCCATCAGATGAgcggactggcctgatttttgtgccagctgattgtcatggtggggcctactgtgctCAAGGAAAGGATGTCCTTTAAccaagtggcatgttggcaggaaaAACGGCATGGCACTGTAATTGATAAGTTGTTTCCCCGAAATAAGACTTGATTTTAGGACTTTTTAGCCTATGCAATTTGGGACTGCTAGTCAAAATTTTGGCTATCCATTTGGAGTCTCAAAAGCAATCCCATTTGATATTAAGGATTGTTTGcaatggtgaaaattttctttatgggCCAACTACGGTGGATGCTTctggatgaacggtttgaatcaCGTCTGGTGCCGCGTACCGGGAGTTTGGTAAAGAGACTGTTATCTTAGATGGGAAGTGTTGACATTGGATCTTTGTATAACTGGGGCCATTAATGGGCCTTGTGGGATGGGGTCCGTCTATCCAAGCCCAGCCAGCATATTAAATCTTAGACCCAAGCTTGGCCGCAGAAAACAAAGTCTTGAGCCCAGCGCGTGATGGTCAGGCTTTGGGCTCATGATGATCAGGtttttgtgcaagatctgggctATTCAGGAGCTGTGCTCCATCATACATGCTGTATGTcaaaaaatgcccttgaaaacCTAAATGGGCAAGGCAGGGCAGGGCTAAGGACtcggtgtttggcgcatggaattagatggtattaagtgggatgaaACTTTAAATCCCTTGGTTTGAAAAATCGTCCCTGTTTGGTTCATCATAGGTTTCCAACATTGGATCTTGTGCATGGAGTAGGGAGGGCTAAGAAGGGCTTTTCCCGATTCAACAGGATTTGCAAAATTCATGGAATTTCCTCCTAAAAGCATGAGATAGGAAGTTCTTATGCTAGTaagggaggtggggcccaccttgatatttgtgaggaataagcgaccaaaaatgaggtagatttaaaactcaaatgggccacacaagagaaaacagtggggattgagtgaccaccattgaaatattcatatggccacaaaagttttgtatcacgaAAAAGTCTTCTATGTTGTCAGTTTATCCCGgcaggaatgaacttataaacggttgGGATGACAAAAACATCAAGGCGGAgctcgggaaggtttcaacggtagaaaattctttccccactctttcctctcatatggcctacttgagttatggatctgcttgacttttggtagcatgtcctaaaatgatctcacggaacggatggacgggttagattactcacaaacatcaaggtgggccccaccttacttCTCACTGTAGTTTTAAAACACGATTTTCGAGATTAGTAGTTGTTTTCCATGTACAACCAAACACTATATGAATCAAAACATGTATTTAAGCCCTACATCATATGTGATCCAAACAACAAAATGAATAGCTCACTCCAATGGCATTAAGCGACAATCCACATACAAGTGCATTTATTGCaaaaaaacaatttcatcccacttaataccatctaattccatgtgccaaacaccccctaagacacagccctagcccaacccaattaTTAACAGGGCTTAAACTTTAGGTCTTGGTAAGGGCCACGGGCCTAGTATTCCAGTCCAAGCCCAGCAAGAGGTGGGTTAGGCCTGAAAGTCCAACAGGTTAGTTTAGCCCTTTGACAGCCCTACGTATAACATTTATTACGGGCTAGATTATAATCTTCTACTCATTTTCCTTAGTTGGCTACATGTTCTCTTATCTTGGTACTTATTCTCGTAGATCCGAATTGTTCCTTTGTGGGCCCTTTTCATCACTCATTTGCAATTTTGTCCTTTGGATGTTAATCGTTTAACTATCTGTTTGAATGACACTGAATGGGTTGGTAAGATTTGTTCAATTAGTGCGATTTCTAGTTATAGGCTGCTCATGGCACATTCAATTATATGGATGGCCTAAAATCTGTCTCCCCTGCTACTGTAAAGGGTAGGGACTTTGCCATTTTTCTCATTCACTTTCCAAGTTCGttttatatataattcaaaaagagaatatatacttttttgtattctttttctttataaGATGGCTAATGTGAGTTATTCTTTTTACCAAACAAGCATTTGTAATCTCCGATTGCGCATCATCATAGATCTAATAATAAAAGGTTTTCGATTTGACTTGAATAAAATGTATGGATGATTGCCATTAATGTTGGAGTTTAAGTTGCCAAAGTCTTGGTACTAGGCTGGGttttccttctctctcattcCTTTTGCAATGTGACTTTCTCAAAATGTAAAGAGTCCTACCCATCACTGAACTTACGCCCCCTTCCTTACGGCAGAGAAAACCCTTGCATATACGAAGCCTAGAAAGAAGCCTATTTTGATATGTTATTATACATGGAAACTTGATGCGCGCAcaccactgtgggacccacttgatgctcAAACAGCTGATCGATACTATTCATGTTCACACCCGGATGCCAGATGCTATGTATGACCTATTGTTTCCAATATTCACCTACTTAGATAATCCGTAGCATTGGCATATGTATACACAATTGATCATGTATATCTAGTATAATTTTACGAGCTTAAAACTTTATTAGATATTTATTATGGAATATAAGCAGTACCCTGAATAATCCAGTCTACCAATGTTACCACTATAAGACAATAGCAATCATCCTCATATTTATTATAGTGAGATTAGGTATGATCATAAATAACATTACTCTCCGCGATATGGATTCTGGTAGCTAGGGATCATTGCAGCAAGGGATCatggtatatatataaaaaatcttaTGTCTAGTGTAGCCTTTTATACGAATTTTCAAGCGGTCCTATTATcttgaaaaatttaaaatatcCTATTCACTTATTTAATCATGTGCATGAAACTTTTATCTTAAGGAATATAAATCATAAGATCATAAAATTAAATGGTTTACTTaattaaataaaactgaaatgtgtACATAACCAAAATATATGTATCTCCCACTAATTAAATACATCTTTAGTGCTAACTAATCCCGTATCATTCACTAACTCCTTGAATATATTGGGATGCAATAGTAATTAAATACATCTTTAATGCTAACCAATCACATATCATTTACTAACTCCTTAAATATATTGGGAGGTAAGTCCTTAGTTAATTGATTTGTATCCATCGATTTCATACTTATGTGTTATATAGACACTAGATGATCTCAAATTTTCTCATttacaaataaaaattttatgttTATGTGCTTCGATTTAGATAAAATTTTATTGTTGTCGGAAAATAATACTTTCGTAGTATTATCATAgttgattttcagaggatttaaAATTAAATCCATAACCTGAATCCTAGAGATGAAATTTTATAATTAACTTGTCTGACATGTGGCTTCATAACATGCGACAAATTCTAATTCCATGGTAGATGAAAATGTAAGTGTTTGTTTTGCACTCTTTCATGAAATAGTTCTGACGGCCATCATAAAAATATATTTGATGTGGACTTGCTCCTATTAAGGCAACCGACAAGTTTGATTCTGTATATCTAATCAGTGCTAGCCAATCAGTCCGTTTAtatatgaatatgaaattattcGTCATTTTACACGTATACATCAATTTCTTTGCCGCTCTCTAATGATCCATACCTATATTTGACATGTATCTTTCATGTATTCCAACCACAGGCTAGCTCAAGTCGAGTGCAGACTCGTGCATACATAATGCTTCATACTACAGAAGTATATGAGATATCCTGCATTGCATTCCTTTCAAGATCACTATTAGGCTACTATATGAGGCTAAGCTTGTTGCCTTTGACAACGAGAGCTTCTCATGATGCACAACTCTACATGTCGTATTTGCTAAGTATCATTATAATGTAGGTTTTTGAGAATAATTCCAAAATACTTCTTGCTTTATCACAGTATATTCCTATATTTGTGACAAATGATGCAGCACCAAGACCTTTCATTTAAAGTTCTGTGATAGAAATCTTTTGACATTGTGCATCATTTCTTTATAGTTGCATACTATTAGAATATCATAGAATATCATTAATATATAATACTAGGAACATAAATTTACTATTACTCATTTTTATGTATATATAGTAATTAGTAATGtttttcttaaaataatatgaagaaaTCACTTCATGAAATTTCAAGTACCATTAATGTTTACTTGCTTTTAGACCGTAGATGGATTTTTTTAGTTTACATACCAGATGTTCGAATCAAGAGATCATAAAACTTTTCGGTTGTAGTATATATATGTTCTCCTTTAGTTTCCCATTGAGAAATGTGACCTTTATGTCAATCTATTATAGCTTTAGATCATATTAGGTCACCAATGTCATAATAATTATGGAGTCATTTTTAAagactggtgagaaagtctctttTTGAAATTGATGTCTTTCTTTTGGATGAATCTTTTAATGACTAATTGGATTTtatatcttttaattttttatttgacgTCCCGCTTGATTTTGTAAACCTATTTATAACCAATTGGCACAACTCTTTGGATAAATTGAGTAAATCCCAAATGTTGTTGTTTTTTATAAACTTTAGTTTAATTTCTATGATATTGATCCATTGAGAGGAGTTAGCATTTTGTTTGAAATGTGTCATGCTTTTAAAGATACACAACATAATCATCGAGTACTActgattttttcttttatgaatctttttAATTACACATCTTCTTAATTAGGTATTTCTTCTTTTATGGAAGTGTTTTGTAGAGCCTTTGATCGATCTCCTACTAAATTTTGATTTGTGGATTGAGGACTAGGTTGATCGTCTCTTGTAATTGACGCTAGATCAGCTACCTCTtactcttaaaaaataaaattcctaaGTTGTGTAACTATTATTAGTATCCTCAAATTATATTGTAATCCTTAATTCAATTATTCTTGGATTATAGgagggaaaataaatttaaatCCCTTTGACCTTTCAGGATAATATATAAAATAACCACTGGTGGTCCTTGAATCCAATTTTCTTTCATGTAGGTTGTATAACCTTACTTTAGCGATACAACCCTATATATTGAGGTGATTTATACTTGATCTCATTCCCGTCCACATTTCATATAGAGTTTTACTGACATCCTTAGTCGGAACACGATTAAAGATGTAAACTACTGTCTTTAACACATCACTCTATAGTGATTTTAGAAGGGTGGAATTACTTATCATGGATATGACCATATCCTTTAGGGTCTTATTTCATATCTTAGCTACACCATTCTGTTATAGGGTAAAAGGCATGGTATATTGATCGACAATACCATATTCTTTCAGGAATCTAGTGAATGACCTTACATTCTATCTTGATTTGTCATATTTACTAGATTACTCATTACCACGGTCAGATCTAACGACTTTAATAATTTTGTCAAgttgattttcaacatcaaccttaaaaattttaaatatatgtaGGACATTCGATTAATCCTGTATTAAGTATAAGGTACCCATAGTAAGAATAGTaataatttataaatgtgataAAGTACGATTTTCATTCCAAGAAGATATAGGGAATGAATGACATATATCTGTATGTATTACTTCTAAGAAATCAATACCCCTAGTGAAATCCATCTTTCTTATTTTTGTCTGCTTTCCCTTTATGAAATTTATACAGATTGCAAGGTCTGTGAAGTTTAATATATCTAGAATTCATTCTTTAACAAGCCTTTTAATTTTCTTACAAAAAATATAACCGAGTCACTTGTAGCATAAGATTGAGAAATTCTGTtaaatcgttttttttttttgttttgttttgtttttaattttgttAATATTCATATTCATATTCATATTCTCATGCATAAATCTTGATTGGAGATATAAATTATCGATGTCTAACTAATATAGGTTATTCACCAATGAGCCAATACCAATGATATTTAGACCACGTGACAAcaaaaactttttatttttaaaagagaatGTCTATCCATTAACATCGAGACGTGACATGGAGACTAAATTGTGCTATAGAGACAACACATAAACAATGTTGTTTAGGTTCAAATATTGTCATGACTTTAACTTCAACCAAAAGATCCCTACATCCTTAACCTTTACCTGAGTGTCATTGGCCATGAGAACATAGTATTCTCCATGAATTGGTAGACAATTCCTAATAAACCTATGTATGAAGTCGAAAACATTAGTTGTGGTGCTTGAATTTATCCACCGTGAATTTTTAAGTGCATAAATTAAATTTGATTCTAAGCAGACAATAATTTTCTGTATAGGATTCGTTAGTAGTTCCTTTGTCATGTTTATAACCCTTAAGACTTTTCTAAAAGCAGATTGCATTAAGATCTCATTAGAACCATGGTTTAAATAATTTTGGGAGATAACATGCATATATGTTTACAAGGAGGATTCAAGACTCACATTAAAAAACATTACCTGTTTAAAACTTTATCTAATCAACGGGATAGTCAATTAGATTATCCAGGATGATAAGTCTAAACGCCAACCTTAGACATGAAACTTATTGCATCATTGTAGTCCATCTTTTAGGTCAAGAGTGCAACATGAGATTAATTCTCATAACATAAGGCTGTGTGAGTGTAAATAATGTGAACTTAAATGGTTCAACATCTTTGTGGCAAGATGTCCAATTTGATCCCACAATATTAACATCATCCACGCCATCCCGTTTGGCTCTCACCAGACTATAAATTCCTTTGAGTCAAAGGCTATTTAAAAACAAAACCCACAAAAAATGATCCTCTAATACACGATGTGTATGTTGTGCCCTTAATTCTTGAAACTAATTTATATATCCAATTGTCGTCACTTTAGTAGAACACACAACTAGATATATTCGCCAATCCCTAAAAACTAGGATGTCACTTAATTCATTGTCCTAAATAGATATCCTTAAAGCCCATGGGCCAAGAGGCCGGTAACCAAGTTAAGTAGATTATTTCCTTTTAACTTTTCGTCCATTATAACGGGCAATGATTCTTTAATATCTGGATGGGTATGACTAATAAATTTCATCCAATGCCATTGGCCAAGATTGGTGCTTAGGCATAAAAGATCTATAATCGACAAACAACTATCTGTATggaataaaatcacaaaaattgaaatccacACATGTTCTCTATTAAACTAAATCAGTGTAGATGTATATGTGCAACCAACATATAAACAAGTAGTAAAATATTTAAAACATCTGTAATCTCTTGTAAGTGCACGATCAACACAAATAGAATATGGGttaaaagcacaaatatcagacATCCAAATCACGAATCGAGATAAAAGGACATGCCGATCACTCGATTTAAATTATTAATAAATTTGGTTTGTCATCCGCATGCACTGTTGTGTTGCTAGGATCTGTCGAAAAGTTTAGTCATTGGATCCATTGCTTGATTATACAATGGTCTAGATGAACAGATGTGATCAGATGGACTCGGCAATAACATCATCTAACAGTCTAATATTGAAAGATTAAAAAACTCAGAGATGTCCTGCATTAATGATTAACGTCGGTGGAGAACCACATCACAGACGATAGAGACCATTAACATGTCCTTACTAGCAGGTATGGAGAAGAAAATActgtttctctccctctctttgacTAATGTTTCACAACTAACGAGATGTGGTTGAGTTGTGtatgaagaaaatagaaatagagAGAGGCAGATGAAGGTCATAACTGGCTTACTGATTGTCAATAGACGGTCGGCAACCCCATCAACGTCAATGGCCAAAACCAATTGGCACTGTGGAAGAAGGAACGAGCAACAACCATTGATGCACAAACAGAGGATTCTAATCCCCTGATACGACATGTAATCTTTGATTGTGTATCACTATAAATCTAATAACAAGAGGGTTTCGATCTTATTTGTTAGAAATTAAGGGACGATCGCCATTAACGCCAGAGTTGAAGTCACCGGAGTCATGGAAGCAGTCTGAgtcttccttctccctctctctctctctgtaatggGCTTTCTCAAAATGAAGGGAGAGAGTTGAAGACTGTGCCTTGATatataaatgtgtgtgtgtgtgtgtgtacacatatgtatatgtatatgtgtatacatatacatgcatatacatatatacatatatacatatgtacacacacatatacatatatgacGAGTCCTACCCATCGTCGGACTTACCACCATTTCTGTTGACACCATGCCTCTTCCTTATAGGAGAGGAAGCCTTTGCATATACAAACCTTAAAAATAAGCATGTTTTGGTATGTTGTGCAGCATGAAAGCATAATGCATGGCacaccactgtgggccccac
This window encodes:
- the LOC131243308 gene encoding uncharacterized protein LOC131243308 encodes the protein MVQQMIDTNKLSEHGLANGGTAFPTFDKQQSISAKKTVLRDLQNENRNITAKQPGNSPLPKEREPLMDAVKVCGSKRPQSDCLASSTFDQPPCNNGANGQLVYIRRKAEQELGKMNASNMENIGSPQSGKFGTDRQELHGQINQMQEPKVSCSPVFTPMPGTSLTTFSSGGLSVPHCFRKPINGVTVAEPSYSSATATTGIPLLFNRQRTSNQLREQRFLQLQLFLKNCDQSSQEEYIKMLRSLSAAGRGKHAVELEKRAIHLFLEEGKEMQRVKALNALGKSTPISYMPTPTEARPLQPVPVKREYNT